A window of Malania oleifera isolate guangnan ecotype guangnan chromosome 5, ASM2987363v1, whole genome shotgun sequence contains these coding sequences:
- the LOC131155974 gene encoding uncharacterized protein LOC131155974, which yields MFERELRHAIRAQVAVLMVQVFTELVDRAMVAEANVHKGEREASQKKRKRPSSSSSQQQASKPQATQGNSQRPACPKCNRMHIDECRDGFMACYWCGSTGHRIPDCYVVLNNAPSQQKYGGSSQATRGGHQGGIVQAQVYSLTPGDTKNMGNVVIGTISFMSHNAIVLFNSRATHLFVSWRFSRVCGVETQLLGIDLGVAVPMRSVIVCTKVVKYHSIKIQGRKLSASLIILEMQGFDIILGMDWLASSYASIECRKKEGYLACVKAIPKEGLKLVDIPVIREFFDVFPEDLPRLPPNREVEFAIDLAPGTTPISKHQIMMDLERLGVELVDEDPQVFIAGLVVQPTLRERIKTAQREDAELVEVREGVQNRLK from the exons ATGTTCGAAAGAGAACTGAGGCACGCCATACGTGCGCAGGTGGCAGTGTTGATGGTCCAGGTCTTTAcggagctagtggatagagccatggTGGCTGAAGCCAATGTACATAAAGGGGAAAGAGAGGCAAGTCAAAAGAAGAG GAAGAGACCTAGTAGTTCATCAAGCCAGCAACAGGCATCAAAACCACAAGCCACTCAAGGAAATTCTCAGCGCCCTGCTTGTCCTAAATGCAATAGGATGCACATAGACGAGTGTCGGGATGGTTTTATGGCTTGCTACTGGTGTGGTAGTACAGGACACCGGATACCGGATTGTTACGTGGTACTAAACAACGCGCCTTCACAGCAGAAGTATGGAGGAAGTAGTCAGGCAACTAGAGGAGGTCACCAAGGGGGCATCGTGCAAGCGCAGGTGTACTCGTTGACGCCGGGTGATACAAAGAACATGggcaatgtggtgataggtacgattTCATTTATGTCACATAATGCTATTGTACTGTTCAACTCAAGGGCAACCCACTTATTTGTATCCTGGAGATTTTCTAGAGTATGTGGAGTTGAGACCCAGTTGTTAGGCATCGACTTAGGAGTGGCTGTGCCGATGAGGTCGGTCATTGTGTGTACTAAGGTGGTTAAATACCATTCGATAAAAATTCAGGGGAGGAAGTTGTCTGCCAGTCTCATTATTTTGGAGATGCAGGGATTCGATATtatcttagggatggactggttagcatCCAGCTATGCGAGCATAGAGTGCCGaaagaaggag GGGTATCTGGCGTGTGTGAAAGCAATACCAAAGGAAGGACTGAAGCTGGTGGATAttccagtgataagggagttttTTGATGTCTTTCCTGAGGACTTACCAAGGTTGCCTCCAAATCGGGaagtggagttcgctattgatttAGCAccagggacaacaccaatctccaag catcagatcatgatggatctagagaggttgGGGGTAGAGTTGGTGGACGAAGACCCACAGGTGTTCATCGCCGGTTTAGTTGTTCAGCCAACCTTGCGAGAAAGAATCAAGACAGCTCAGAGGGAAGACGCAGAGCTGGTAGAGGTCAGGGAAGGAGTGCAGAATAGGTTGAAGTAA
- the LOC131155975 gene encoding uncharacterized protein LOC131155975 — protein MPVAMMWGCFREVFFDRYFLASVRKAKTEEFLNSTQGQLIVQQYVTRFVELSHFAPYMVQEFATLVDKVTVVEASLQGDVEAQNSKKRPMLSSSHIGARKGPWRSYQANIRIVPYEALYGRRCRSSLYWDKVGERKILGPELVQQTYEKVQFIRERIKTTQSRPKSYANICRRELEFEIGDTTFLRISLMKGVMRFEKKRKLSPRYIRLFEILERVGLVAYKIALPPSLSRIHDVFHISILRKYILNPSHVINYESFELEDTLVYEEIPIQILDYKEHELHTKMIPLIKVLWHNHAVEEASWESETEIRQKYPQLFREAQH, from the exons ATGCCGGTGGCGATGATGTGGGGCTGTTTCAGAGAAGTGTTCTTTGATCGGTATTTTCTAGCCTCTGTCAGGAAAGCAAAGACAGAGGAGTTCTTGAACTCGACTCAGGGACAGCTGATTGTTCAGCAGTACGTCACCCGATTTGTGGAGCTATCACACTTTGCTCCTTACATG GTGCAGGAGTTTGCTACACTAGTAGATAAGGTCACTGTGGTAGAGGCAAGTCTACAGGGGGATGTAGAGGCTCAGAACTCAAAGAAGAGGCCGATGCTTTCTAGTTCTCATATAGGCGCGAGGAAGggtccttggaggag ttatcaggccaataTTAGGATAGtaccatatgaggcactgtatggtcggaggtgccgaTCTTCGTTGTATTGGGACAAAGTCGGTGAGCGAAAAATtttgggaccagagcttgttcagcagACCTATGAAAAGGTCCagtttatcagggaaagaattaagacAACACAGAGTCGACCGAAGAGCTATGCAAATATATGCCGACGAGAGCTGGAGTTTGAGATAGGTGATACCACATTTTTGAGGATTTCTttgatgaaaggggtaatgagatttgagAAGAAGAGGAAATTAAGCCCTAGATACATCAGGTTATTCGAGATTCTGGAAAGAGTTGGTTTGGTGGCGTATAAGATAGCATTACCCCCATCactgtctaggattcatgacgtgttccacATATCCATCCTAAGGAAGTACATTTTGAATCCTTCGCATGTAATCAATTACGAGTCTTTTGAGCTCGAGGATACATTGgtatatgaggagataccgaTTCAAATTCTAGACTATAAGGAACATGAGCTACATACTAAGATGATTCCGCTTATAAAGGTACTTTGGcataatcatgcagtggaggaagcatcatgggaatcaGAGACagaaatacgtcagaagtatccacagctaTTCAGAGAGGCTCAGCACTAA